The Stieleria maiorica genome includes the window TGGCCGACGTCAGGCATGTGAATCCCGACGGCTCGGCGGGGTCGGGGGAATTCTCGATGTGGCAGTCGGGAGTCTTCGGCCAGACGGTGGTGTTCATGTCCTCGTTTGACGACGGCGTCGCCAACGCAAACGCGTTGGGGCTGGACACGACCGACGGCATCTCCGCAGACGACGCCGTTTGGATCTCGACGGGAAGCCACGCGCATTACAATTTCGGCTTCACGCAGCCGGGGCGCTATGAAGTCGACCTGCGATTGTCCGCCTACTTCGGCGATGATAATTCGACGACTCCCAACAGTGCGGGTTTTAGTCAAAGCGATCCGATCACCGTCTATTTCTCCGTCGAGAGCGTCGGACAGGTGCAGTTCGATGCGTCCAGCTACAGCGTCGACGAGGATGCCGGCACGGCGTCGATCGATGTGGTTCGCACCGGCGGCAGCGATGGGCGGATCAGTGTCAACTACGCCACCGGCGACGCGACGGCGGTGGCCGATAGCGACTACACGCCGATGTCCGGTGAGATCGTGTTAGCCGATGGCCAGACGCGGAAAACGATCGAGATCCCGATCCTGGATGACGCGACCGCCGAGGGCGACGAATCGTTCCACGTCGGTTTGATGACGCCGCTGCCGGCGGGCATCGACACGTACCTCAGGCAATCCGAAGACGACGCGAACGGGTTGCTGGGTGATGTCGTTTCCACGACCGTGACGATCCGGGCCAACGACGGTTCGTTCGGTGTCACCGGCATCCAGGAATCCTACCTGCCCGGCGAGGTCCTGCAGGCCAGGATCGCCGGGGTGACACTTGAGGAGGGGCAGGAGGTTCAGTGGCGGATCCGTCCGGCCGGGACCGACTTCTCGGGGACCGTGCTGAGCCGATTTGTCCCGGAGACCAACACCCCGGACGCCCGAGCCGGACTTCTGGACATGCAGCTGGACGCGTCTTTCGACGGGTACGAGTTGGTCGCTGCGGTCATGCAGGACTTCCAAGCGATCGCCACGACCAAGTGGGCGGGTCCGATCACGGTGTCCAACGCGGTCGAGCCGCTGTCGATCACCTACAACGGGCCGACTCCGTTCCGCATCGGTGAGACGGCGTCACTGGTCGCCACCGGTCGGGAGTTGGTCGAAGGGGAAAGCCTGAAGGTTGTCATCAACGCCTCGCTCGACCACTACGCCCTGTGGAGGTCGGCGCGCGGTTACGACCAGATCGATGCGCGCACGTTTGCCTTTGAACCACCCAGCAATAACCTCTACCCGCTGGCGTTGCAGGTGATCCGGGACGGTCTGGTTGTGGCTCAATCCGAGAGTTTTGAAGTCGACGCTGAACGAGTGGAGTTCTTCTTTGAAGGCATGCAGCCTGTCTACCGGGCGGGCCAGACGTTCAGTGCGATGATCACGGTCGATCCAGACCTGGGCGACAAGGTGACGTATTCGTGGGCGATGTACGACGACGACCAGAACCCGATGAAAGTCGCGCAAGGAGAAGCAGGCCGAACGTTCGAGATGCCGCTCACGGCCGACTTGGACGGGCAGCGGATGTACATCCAGGCCAGGGTGGCCTATGAAAGTGGCAACACGGCGCTCGTCGGCGGAGCCTATCCCTACCTGACGGTGATCGACAACGCGTCGGATCAGCTCTTTTTATTCAGCTCGCTGCCGGATCATTACCACCAGGGTTCCCCGGTGGACCTGCAACTGTTCGCCGATCCCGGATTGGGTGAGGGGGATTCGATCGCCTGGCAGTGGCGTTGGCCCGGCATGGACTGGGAGACGATGCCCGGGGCCGAAGGGTTGAACCATCAGCTGACCGCGGAGCAGGCGATGGATGGGCTTGAAGTGCGGGCCACATTAACGTTCGCGAATTCCAATTTTGATCCGATGGCCGCCGGTCCGGTCACGATCGAGATCGATGACCACGGCAGCGCTCCGTTGCAGCAGCCGACGGTCACCGGTGAGCTGTCGGTGATCGGCGACAATTTGGTCACGCTGACCCGCCAACTGCCGACCGATGTCGGCACGATTCTGACCAGCCACCTTTGGGAGCGCAAGGGCGCGGGTGAATCGACGTTTTCTCCGGTGGCGGGCCAGAGCGGCAGCACGCTGACGTTCGCGGCGACGATGGCCGATGACGGTGCGGAGTATCGCGTCTCCATCCTGAAGCCCGACGGAACGGTCGCCTACGGTCCGTCCCCCGCCGTGGTCCTCGATGTCACAACGGGTCCGCACCCGGCGGCGGTGGTGCCGTTCGCGTTGCCCGCAACCCTTTCGACCGCTCCGGCCGGACCGACCGGCGCGGCACTGGCGGATCTTGACGGTGACGGTGACGAGGACTTGCTCGTGCCGTCCTTCGGTTCGGTGGCGTGGCTGCCGTTGGATGCCGGAACGTTCGGTGCGTCGATCACCGTCGCGGCGGTTGGTGCGGATGAAGCCGTCGCGGGAGATCTGGATGGCGATGGTGACCTGGATGTGATCGTGGCCGAAACCGGTGTCGGGCTGGCTTGGTACCCCAACGACGGATCAGGTACATTCGGCAGCCGACACGTGATCGTAGATCTTCCCGGAGTGTCCCCGGGGACGCTGGGCGTGTCATTGGCCGATCTGGACGGAGACGGCGACCTGGATGCCGTGGCTAACAATCGGGAGCCGGGCGAGGTCACTTGGTATGCCAACGACGGTTCCGGTAACTTCGCCATGGCAGCAGCGCTGCCGTTTGACGTCCCTTACACGTTCGGCTTGGCTTTCGCGGACCTCGATGGAGACGGCGACCAAGACGTGGCGGCGGCCAATTTCCCACTCAACCAAATCCTCTGGGCTGCCAATGACGGCGACGGCAACTTTGGATTGACTCTAACGGTGACGTCGGAGCTGACCGGTCCGTTCAGCGTGATCGCTGTCGATTTGGATGGGGATTCCGACCTCGATCTGGTGTCGGCCTCGTATGACGACAAGGTCGCAGTGTACGAGAACGATGGCAGTGGCAACTTCGGCCCGCAACAGATCCTGACCACCGCCGTGCTGACTCCTTACCGCTTGACCGCCGAAGATTTGAACGGCGACGGCGGCGTCGATGTGATCGTTGGTAGCGGCGCCAACGGTGATGTCGTCTGGTTGCCGGGCAACGGGGCTGGGGAATTTGAAGCGGCGCGGACGATTGTTTCGACCGGCGGAACCGCCGTGATGGCCACGCCCGTGGTCGATCTGGATGGGGACGGAGACAAGGATGTGCTGGCCGCTGCGTACGCCACCGCAGTGATGAGCATCGAGAACCGGACCGGCGAATCGGCGACGGCCGTCTTCGCACCGGCGGCGGGGACCTATCGGACCGGTCAGTACGTGAACGTCGGCGTGTATTTCGGGTCGCCGGTCACGGTGACCGGATCGCCCTTCATTCCGGGCACGGTGGGCGGCAGCGCCGTTGAATTTGCCTACGTCGGCGGATCCGGCACCAACACGCTGACGTTCCGCTATGTCGTCCCCGCCGGCGCAGCCGACAGCGATGGGATCGAACTCGGAACATCGATCGATCCCAACGGCGGGACCCTTGTCGACGTCGTCGGCGAGGTGATCACCGGAAACGATTTGAATGTTCCGGCGACGGACCTGTCGGGCGTTCTGATCGACGGAGTCGCTCCGCTGGTGACGTCGATCACTCGCATCGACACCAACCCGACCGTCGCGCGTTCGGTCAGCTTCCGCGTTGAATTCGATCAGTCCGTCAGCGGTGTGGACACGACCGACTTTGACGTCACCGCCGACGGAGTGGCCGGCGCGAGCGTCACCGCAGTCGAGGGCAGCGGCACGACTTACGTGGTCACAGTCGGGACCGGCTTCGGATCGGGGACGATTCGTTTGGATGTCTTGTTACATGCAACCGTCACCAACGTTGGCGGAAATTCGCTCGGTTCCGGATTCACGGGCGGTCAGGTGTACACGCTCAATCGCCGACCGGAGCGAACGCTGTCAACCTTCTACACCGCGGGGCATGCCGATCTAGGCGTGAACTTTGTCGACGGTGGGTGGAAATTGAGTATCCACGCGGATGACCCCGAGGGCGATTACGCGACCGATGAAATCCTGACGATCGCCGGACCGAGTTCGGCGGAAACGGTCCCGAGTGGTTCGCAGTGGGATTTCCTGGGGTCAACCGACGGCACCGTGTTCGTCTTGCCCGCCTCGCCAACCGCGGATCTGCCCTTCCTAGGATTGGGTGCCGAAGAAACCACTCCTGGGACGTTTGCCGCGTACCTGGTCGACGACCCGCGTGTGGGCACGACCAGTCGTTGGATCAAACTCGATTTGATGGATGTCCGCGGTCCGGCTGGGGGCGAGTTTTCGATGTACTCGATCGGCAGCGAAGGCCCGCGCGTGTGGATGGCGTCGGCCGACGGGCTTGATGCGTTGGATTCGTATTGGCTGCGCGAGGGCAGCCACGATCACACCAACATGGCGTTCACCGAAGCTGGCTTCTACGAAATCGACGTGGTCGCGTCGGGCTTTCTGGACGCCAACGGAAACGGCACGCTGGACCCGGGCATGGATCCCTACACCGAAAGCGGCGTGACGACGTTGTACTTCCAAGTCAACGAATCGGGCGAGCCGACGCCGGTGACGCTGCCCGCCGAGGTTGAATCGATCGACGTTCAACTTGTGCCCGTGGCACTTCCTTCCGACGCTAGCCTCGCCGATCTGCCAGCCGGCATCGACTCGATTCCCGTCGGCGAGAGCTACTTCGTCGAAGTCTGGGTTCAAGACCGAAGCGGTCAGATCGGTGGCATCGCGGGCGGCCGCATCGACATTCAGTACACCACAGATTTGCTGGATGCGTTGCAGCTGACCAACGAGAGTTTTGATGTTCTGCAATCTGGCGAGATCGACGATGCGGCGGGTCTGATCGACGACTTTGGTGGCGGAACTCTGATCCAACAACAAGCACTCGCGCCGCAGTGGGCTCGCCTCGGCTATGTCGAGGTCGTCGCCACCAGTGCCGGGGATGCCGAGTACCGATTGCTGCCCGGCAGCCTGCAGTTCGCTACGTTCGGAGGCGGAAACGTCGGATTCGACGACGTGGATTTAAGTGACATCGCAACCGTCACCCACACCGAATCCTTGCAACTGGATTTCGCGGTCGTACGAGAACCATCGGCGACGCGCGGCGATGGCAGCACCGCTCGGGTTCCCGACTCGGTGTCGTATGTGCACGAATGGGAACCGTTCTACGTGGAAGTCTATCTGTCCAACGTCACGGAGATGGCTGGAGTAGAAACGATTGCATTCGATCTGAGCTACGACACATCGATCACAACCGCGATGAAGTTTAAACCGGGCCCGTCGTTCGAGTTTTCCAACGGTTTGCCGCTGTTGGACGACATCGCGGGTATGATTTCCAACATCCAGTTGATCGCGACGGACCCGGGGCTCGGGACGGAACCGGTGCTTGTCGGGCATGTGCTATTCAGTCCCACCGATTCGGACGACGTCGCGGTCGATGAAGCGGGCACGCAGATTCTTGGCCCCCAAGGGATCGGGTTGGCGGCATCGGCGGTTGCCGACGTCGCAGGTCAGGAAGTGAACGTGGTGGCGGGTGCAGCACCGCCAACGGCCATGTGGGCGGTGCCCTACGATGTCGACGACAGTGACAGCATCGACTTTGCGGACTTCGCCGTTTTTGCCGCAGCCTTCGGCCAAACCGTTGGAGATGCAGAACCACCGTTCGCACGCTGGGCTGACTTTGATGGCAGCGGACTGGTCGATTATGACGACCTGGCTTACTTCGACGCCAACCAGGGTTTGACCGTTGACGGCTTTGAAAGGTTGATGTTCAGCTCGGCGTACCCAACGCCTGAGTTCGATCTGCCACTGCCGTCACCGCCGCCGGAACTGACTCAAGCGACACTGGAAACGTTCTCCAGCTTCGGCCCCTTCAGCAACGGGAACGATGCCTACGACGTCGACAACAGCGGCGAGACGTCGCCCCGGGACGCTTTGCTGGTCATCAACGCTTTGGCGTCACAGACGAACGCACGTCCCTTTTTCTTGGACGTCAATGGCGATGGCCAGACGTCGCCGATGGACGCGTTGTGGGTGATCAACCGATTGAGCCGGCTTCAGTCCGAACGAGCCTCCGCAACGGACGAGGCGTTGAGCACGTTGGGCGTTTCGGCGATGTCTCTGACGTCCGAGTCTCTGATGTCCGAGGACAGCGAGGACGACGAGTTGATCGAACTGATCGCCGCCGATCAGCAACTTTTTTAGGCGACTAGCCGCCTCCGCGTCAACGTTCTACCCGACTCATGACCACCACAACCAAACTGCCCGTCACCGTACTTTCGGGATTCCTTGGAGCTGGCAAGACCACGCTGCTCAATCACGTGTAAGGGATTCTTTTGGTTGGCGAGTCGCCTGGACAAGATCGGCGCTTGGTCCCAGGCCGGACGCGTCGCCCGGCTCGATTTCGGCGGGTTCTGGTGGGCAGCGATTCCGAAATCGCATTGGCCGAAGGTTGGAAAGCCGCACAACCTGCTCAGTCGATTCATCGCGCGCAACCGCCATTGCCGGGATTCCCTCATCGGACCCATCCTTTCTAGGGAAATCGGAAATCTGCGATCTGCTGACTTAGGTTTGCAGTATCGAAATCCGCTCCGATGTAGGGGGCGGAGCGTCACCGGGGGCCCGAATCCGACGAGCCGTCCTGCGAAACGAGACGCCGCTTTTGCCTGTCAAACCACCCATCCGTGTCTTCGACTTCTATCCGCTCGAAGATCGCATCCTGCTCAGCGCCGACGCTCCGGACACGATCGATGCCGGGGCGAACGCTGATGCAGCGTACCTTGATGCGCTGATCGAATTGATCGCCACCGAAGGTCAGCCGCAGGGAGACGGGCATGCCTTCGAGGGGTTGCCCACCGCAGCGCCGGAGAATGGATATTCCGACTCGTCGGTTCAAGACGAACTGGCCTCCGACGCTGCAAGCCCGTCACCGCTCGATCCGGCTCGCCCGATCGAAGTCGTCTTCGTGGATGCCGGAGTCGAAGATGCGGAAACGCTGATCGATGGATTGCGAGCCGACGCCGACGATGCGACGCAATGGCTGGTCATCGAACTGGCCGGCGACGAGGACGGGATCGACCAGATCAGCCGCTCCCTGGCCGGTCTTTCCGGTGTCGACGCGGTACATCTGGTCAGCCACGGAGACGGCCAGGGACTTCGGCTCGGCAATGCGCGACTGGATTTGGACACGGCAACCGGCTATGCCCAGAAAATCGCATCCTGGGCGGGCGTTCTCGATGCGGATGCGGATTTGCTGATCTACGGATGTGATTTGGCCAGCACGGACGATGGTCGTGAACTGATCGACACACTCGCTGCTTTGTGTGATTGCGACGTCGCGGCCAGCGAGGACGCAACCGGGCACCAGACTCTCGGTGGCGACTGGGATTTTGAGTACCAAGTGGGAACCATTCAGACGGAGGTGGCGTTTTCCTTGGCCGCCCGATCCGCGTGGGAAGGGACGCTTGCGACCTACACCGTCACCAACACCAACGATTCCGGTGCCGGTTCGCTGCGACAGGCGATCCTCGACGCCAACGCCAACGCGGGGCTGGATACGATCGATTTCAACATCACCGGCACGGGCGTTCATGTCATCAGCCTAAACTCGGGACTTTCGATCACCGACGCAGTGACACTCGACGGCTTGAGCGAACCCGATTACGCGGGGACTCCAGTCG containing:
- a CDS encoding choice-of-anchor M domain-containing protein; this encodes MSTFRFGRWSRSRSHAKGRGLRPATRRRASRLEQLERRQLLAAELENLLTTQHVDLNLQHESGQWQLGVEADETGGKVHYTNDQALLYAGSPARVVMPEGAPLDFVGVDPGENFYLLPQSQAQNAEALFLGVAGYGLDDTVDRYDASAESKGRTGAQQVRWAKAALADVRHVNPDGSAGSGEFSMWQSGVFGQTVVFMSSFDDGVANANALGLDTTDGISADDAVWISTGSHAHYNFGFTQPGRYEVDLRLSAYFGDDNSTTPNSAGFSQSDPITVYFSVESVGQVQFDASSYSVDEDAGTASIDVVRTGGSDGRISVNYATGDATAVADSDYTPMSGEIVLADGQTRKTIEIPILDDATAEGDESFHVGLMTPLPAGIDTYLRQSEDDANGLLGDVVSTTVTIRANDGSFGVTGIQESYLPGEVLQARIAGVTLEEGQEVQWRIRPAGTDFSGTVLSRFVPETNTPDARAGLLDMQLDASFDGYELVAAVMQDFQAIATTKWAGPITVSNAVEPLSITYNGPTPFRIGETASLVATGRELVEGESLKVVINASLDHYALWRSARGYDQIDARTFAFEPPSNNLYPLALQVIRDGLVVAQSESFEVDAERVEFFFEGMQPVYRAGQTFSAMITVDPDLGDKVTYSWAMYDDDQNPMKVAQGEAGRTFEMPLTADLDGQRMYIQARVAYESGNTALVGGAYPYLTVIDNASDQLFLFSSLPDHYHQGSPVDLQLFADPGLGEGDSIAWQWRWPGMDWETMPGAEGLNHQLTAEQAMDGLEVRATLTFANSNFDPMAAGPVTIEIDDHGSAPLQQPTVTGELSVIGDNLVTLTRQLPTDVGTILTSHLWERKGAGESTFSPVAGQSGSTLTFAATMADDGAEYRVSILKPDGTVAYGPSPAVVLDVTTGPHPAAVVPFALPATLSTAPAGPTGAALADLDGDGDEDLLVPSFGSVAWLPLDAGTFGASITVAAVGADEAVAGDLDGDGDLDVIVAETGVGLAWYPNDGSGTFGSRHVIVDLPGVSPGTLGVSLADLDGDGDLDAVANNREPGEVTWYANDGSGNFAMAAALPFDVPYTFGLAFADLDGDGDQDVAAANFPLNQILWAANDGDGNFGLTLTVTSELTGPFSVIAVDLDGDSDLDLVSASYDDKVAVYENDGSGNFGPQQILTTAVLTPYRLTAEDLNGDGGVDVIVGSGANGDVVWLPGNGAGEFEAARTIVSTGGTAVMATPVVDLDGDGDKDVLAAAYATAVMSIENRTGESATAVFAPAAGTYRTGQYVNVGVYFGSPVTVTGSPFIPGTVGGSAVEFAYVGGSGTNTLTFRYVVPAGAADSDGIELGTSIDPNGGTLVDVVGEVITGNDLNVPATDLSGVLIDGVAPLVTSITRIDTNPTVARSVSFRVEFDQSVSGVDTTDFDVTADGVAGASVTAVEGSGTTYVVTVGTGFGSGTIRLDVLLHATVTNVGGNSLGSGFTGGQVYTLNRRPERTLSTFYTAGHADLGVNFVDGGWKLSIHADDPEGDYATDEILTIAGPSSAETVPSGSQWDFLGSTDGTVFVLPASPTADLPFLGLGAEETTPGTFAAYLVDDPRVGTTSRWIKLDLMDVRGPAGGEFSMYSIGSEGPRVWMASADGLDALDSYWLREGSHDHTNMAFTEAGFYEIDVVASGFLDANGNGTLDPGMDPYTESGVTTLYFQVNESGEPTPVTLPAEVESIDVQLVPVALPSDASLADLPAGIDSIPVGESYFVEVWVQDRSGQIGGIAGGRIDIQYTTDLLDALQLTNESFDVLQSGEIDDAAGLIDDFGGGTLIQQQALAPQWARLGYVEVVATSAGDAEYRLLPGSLQFATFGGGNVGFDDVDLSDIATVTHTESLQLDFAVVREPSATRGDGSTARVPDSVSYVHEWEPFYVEVYLSNVTEMAGVETIAFDLSYDTSITTAMKFKPGPSFEFSNGLPLLDDIAGMISNIQLIATDPGLGTEPVLVGHVLFSPTDSDDVAVDEAGTQILGPQGIGLAASAVADVAGQEVNVVAGAAPPTAMWAVPYDVDDSDSIDFADFAVFAAAFGQTVGDAEPPFARWADFDGSGLVDYDDLAYFDANQGLTVDGFERLMFSSAYPTPEFDLPLPSPPPELTQATLETFSSFGPFSNGNDAYDVDNSGETSPRDALLVINALASQTNARPFFLDVNGDGQTSPMDALWVINRLSRLQSERASATDEALSTLGVSAMSLTSESLMSEDSEDDELIELIAADQQLF